Proteins encoded together in one Meles meles chromosome 7, mMelMel3.1 paternal haplotype, whole genome shotgun sequence window:
- the ENDOU gene encoding uridylate-specific endoribonuclease, whose amino-acid sequence MRACVPLIVAILFSLAWAGKLESCASRCNEKFHRDAACQCDRQCPRHGDCCEDYEHLCTGEEGPEEPEPFLELEEEPVEAPAGNLYSAPSSCRDRCHEAFDRHQPCHCNARCPEFGNCCTDFESLCGHEGFSYSSDAITKEELQSISEKIYRADVNKAQKEDIILNSQNRISPSETRDQVDRCPEPLFTYVNEKLFSKPTYAAFINLLNNYQRATGRGEHFSAQQLAEQDAFLREVMRTTVMKELYGFLRHQNRYDSEQEFVDDLKNMWFGLYSRGNEEEDSSGFEHVFSGEIKKGKVTGFHNWIRFYMQEKEGLVDYYSHIYDGPWDSYPDVLAMQFNWDGYYKEVGSAFIGSSPEFEFALYSLCFIARPGKVCQLSLGGYPLAIQTYPWDKSTYGNGKKHIATAYVVSSTR is encoded by the exons ATGAGGGCCTGTGTGCCCCTGATAGTGGCCATACTCTTCAGCCTGGCCTGGGCTG GAAAATTAGAGTCCTGTGCATCTCGCTGTAATGAGAAATTTCACCGGGACGCTGCCTGCCAGTGTGACCGCCAGTGTCCCCGGCATGGGGACTGTTGTGAAGACTATGAGCACCTGTGTACTG GGGAAGAGGGCCCTGAAGAGCCAGAGCCATTCCTGGAGCTGGAGGAAGAGCCGGTGGAGGCCCCAGCTGGCA ATCTGTACTCGGCACCCAGCTCCTGCCGGGACCGCTGCCACGAGGCCTTCGACAGGCACCAGCCATGCCACTGCAATGCCCGCTGTCCAGAGTTTGGGAACTGCTGCACGGATTTCGAGAGCCTGTGTGGCCACG AGGGCTTCTCCTACAGCAGTGATGCCATAACCAAGGAGGAGCTACAGAGCATCTCTGAGAAGATCTACAGGGCGGATGTCAACAAAGCCCAGAAGGAAGACATCATTCTCAACAGCCAAAACCGCATTTCACCCTCGGAGACCAGAGACCAAGTGGACCGCTGCCCAGAGCC GCTCTTCACCTATGTCAACGAGAAGCTGTTCTCCAAGCCCACCTACGCTGCCTTCATTAACCTCCTCAACAACTATCAGCGGGCCACGGGCCGTGGGGAGCACTTCAGTGCCCAGCAGCTGGCTGAGCAGGACGCCTTCCTCAGAGAGGTCATGAGGACCACGGTCATGAAGGAACTCTATGGCTTCCTCCGTCACCAGA ACCGCTACGACTCCGAACAAGAGTTTGTCGATGACTTGAAGAACATGTGGTTTGGGCTCTATTCTAGAGGCAATGAAGAGGAGGACTCAAGTGGCTTTGAACACGTTTTCTCAG GTGAAATCAAAAAAGGCAAGGTCACTGGCTTCCATAACTGGATCCGCTTCTATATGCAGGAGAAGGAGGGCCTGGTTGACTATTATAGCCACATCTACGATGGCCCG TGGGATTCTTACCCCGACGTGTTAGCCATGCAGTTCAACTGGGACGGCTACTACAAGGAGGTGGGCTCAGCTTTCATCGGCAGCAGCCCTGAATTTGAGTTTGCGCTCTACTCCCTGTGCTTCATTGCGAGGCCAGGCAAAGT ATGCCAGTTAAGCCTGGGTGGCTATCCTTTGGCCATCCAGACCTATCCCTGGGACAAGTCCACCTATGGAAATGGCAAGAAACACATCGCCACGGCCTATGTGGTATCTTCTACTCGATAA